The Nostoc cf. commune SO-36 genomic sequence GTATTTTTTTAATAAGAATTTTTAAATTATTTTATTTTTTTGTTACAAAAAGCACATATATAAAACCAAATTATGATTATTTTATATTGAAAAAGATATTAAAATCAATAGTTTGGTAAATTTATGAAAAATTAGCGCCCAGTTTTCCAGTATTCATACTGGGACTCTCAAATAACAAATTACTCAAAAAAACCACTATTAAATAGTAATAATTATCATTACTGTTTAATAGTGATTTTTTTATTTGTAAGTCACTAAGTTCTGACGAACTCAAAAATGGCAGCAGGCAGATGTAAAAAGCTAAACAGCCCCACTGTTTCTATTAAACAAAATAGCTGCTGTTTTCAAAATCAGCTTTAAATCGTACAATAAACTCCAATTTTTTTGATACTGCAAATCTAGACGAATTACGTCCTCAAAATTAATTACTGTAGAACGTCCATTTACTTGCCATTCACCAGTCATACCCGGCTTAACGTCCAAACGTTGCCACTGTGGTACTTCATAGCGTTCTACTTCATCAGGTGTAGGGGGTCTAGTGCCTACTAAACTCATTTCTCCTTTGAGGATGTTCCAAAATTGGGGTAGTTCATCTAAACTTGTTCGCCGTAAAAAGCGCCCTACTTTGGTAATTCTAGGATTCGTTTTTATTTTTGAAGAAAGCACCTTTGGCTTGGTTTTCTACTAGGAATTTCTTCGCTTCTGCATCCATACACATGGAGCGGAATTTCCAAATTTTAAACCGCTTTCCCATCCAGCCACAGCGAGTTTGACTAAAGAAAATAGTACCAGGATCATCCATTTGAATAGCGATCGCAATGGGAATGAATAAAACTCCTGTAATTAGTAAACCTACTAGTGATCCTACAATATCTATAAACCGTTTCATCCAAGATGCCACAGAAGGATGAGTTGCAGGTAAATGCTCTATCTGACGAGAACTTGTTTTGTGGATATGTATTAAGTTTTGCTGTTCTATTAGTGACTCGTTATCAAAGAACTGTAAGCTAAAAACCTGATCCAATCCAGTTAGTTTTAGGACTGACATTACTTCAGGTGTCACATTACGCAGTCTTAATGCAATTCCTTTTGACTCGGCGTATTTGAAATTACTAACTAATGCACCTAAACCACTACTATCCATAAAAGTAGTTTGGTGAAAGTCAATGATCATCTGTTTGAGATGTGAATTGGCTTGAATTAAGCTTTGGCAGGTTTGCTTAAAGCTTACAGCCTCCAATACGGTGAATCGGGCTGAGACTTGCACTATGGCCGTGTCATTTAAAGAAGTAACTAAAAAATCTATTTCAGTGGATTGGCTAGTCATAAATGTTTGAATTTTTATTATCCTGTTGTGATGCAATCTACCGAACTGAACATTACTGGGCGTTAAAAAAAAATTGCACAATAGCTGTATGTTCTGAGATAAATAATGCTTATGTAATTCCCAAGTTACAGTTCTTATGCTATTAGTGAATTACTGAAAGAAAAAAGATAAATAAAATTACCTTTGCTGCGATTGTAAACTTTTGTAACTCACTAAATGCTGAAATATTCTGTTCGATTGCTAGTACACTACTTTGTTAATAAAGCGTACTATTTTTTACCAGGCTGATACATAAGCTTTATTAAGCAAAAGCAGAACAGTTAATTAACTCAACCGAACAACTGCTTTTTCTGGAGGATATTGCACCAGCAAGTAATCAGTCAGCTTTGGAGTATTAAATATATTTTGATGAAAATAAGGAGGCGGCTCCAACACTGCTTTTTCCAGTTCATCTAGAGATACAAAACTTTTTATCCCTAATGGTGCAACAGCTTGAGTGAATAACAATTGATGATCATCAACGTGCTCACTATAGCGTTTTAGCCTTGGTAAAAGCACAAAACGCGCTCCTTGTGCAGCAAGCATCCGTGTAGAGCCTTGTCCAGCATGAGATATAACCAACCGAGAAGACTCTACTAACTTGACTAGCTCATCTAAGGTAACTGTTGGCACTAAAGTAACTTGAGGATATCCTTTTAATGCAGAAACATCGCTGTAACCATATTGTAAAAACACAGGTTCAGAAATGACACCACGGTCTATTAACATTTTCAACCACAATACTGCACGGTCAAATGGAAATGAAACTGTCCCTAGTGTCATTAAAATCATGATGCATATCCTTTAAAAATTGCTTTAGGGTATTTCTTGCATAACTCTGGCCATTGGACATAAAACTCATCACATACTGAGTAGATTAATTTGCCTGAAATACTCAATTCTTCGGCACGAGAAATACTCTCAATATAAATGAATTTGATTCCCAAAAGTTTAGCTATAAATGCAAAATTGACAGCAATACTAGCTCCAGTCGATAGAATTACGTTGGGTTTCTCATAACGTAATATTTTAAAAGTTTGAGGGAGATTAAGTATGAGAGCCAACCAATCTCTTGGTGCTTGATAAGGCAACCAATGGACTCTCTCGTTTTTTTCAAGTATTTCTGTATCTCTTTTATAGTCACTGACCCATACTCTTTCATGCAGTGACCAGAAAGACTTCAAACTTTTCATGGTTGCAAAGTGACCACCTGATGTGCATACTAGCATTAATTTCATAGTGTCTGATTTTCCCCACAACAGCTAAAACATTTAATAAAATCATCTCGATTCTAATAAATTTTTACTTAACGTTCTTTGATTACTCTTAACTAGACAATAATATTTAATTAAAGTTTTATTTTACTTTGCTTTTCTCTACTTGGTTACAAACAATGATTTTTTAACTTTGCTAAACAAACGAGGATTTAAAACAGATTCAAAAACACTATATTTTCTCTCCTTAAAAAATATAAAAAATGGTTTAATAACTTTTTTTCTATTAGCCTATTAGCTATTAGTTTTCGTATTCATTGAGTCTGGATGTTTTGTAAATTACAAGCATTAACTAATAGTTACATATATTTCACTTCTACTTTTTTACAAAAATTATCATTACATTCACCGTATTATCTGTATCTACATCAAAAGTTACAACTCTTGACTTTTCTACTCAAGGTATAAGATGACATAATCGTAATCTTATCTTTTGTAAAACTTATAGATATTGATGAAAATCATAGTAATTACAAATGAATACATACGTAATCTAGATTAATTTAAACATTTGGTCTGGCGTATCGTTTTATATTGCAGTTGCAGCGATCGCAGCCAAAGTTGTTCTATGTAAGTTTACTCAAAATTTATCTTT encodes the following:
- a CDS encoding glycosyltransferase, translated to MILMTLGTVSFPFDRAVLWLKMLIDRGVISEPVFLQYGYSDVSALKGYPQVTLVPTVTLDELVKLVESSRLVISHAGQGSTRMLAAQGARFVLLPRLKRYSEHVDDHQLLFTQAVAPLGIKSFVSLDELEKAVLEPPPYFHQNIFNTPKLTDYLLVQYPPEKAVVRLS
- a CDS encoding sugar transferase, translated to MLSSKIKTNPRITKVGRFLRRTSLDELPQFWNILKGEMSLVGTRPPTPDEVERYEVPQWQRLDVKPGMTGEWQVNGRSTVINFEDVIRLDLQYQKNWSLLYDLKLILKTAAILFNRNSGAV
- the pssD gene encoding PssD/Cps14F family polysaccharide biosynthesis glycosyltransferase, yielding MKLMLVCTSGGHFATMKSLKSFWSLHERVWVSDYKRDTEILEKNERVHWLPYQAPRDWLALILNLPQTFKILRYEKPNVILSTGASIAVNFAFIAKLLGIKFIYIESISRAEELSISGKLIYSVCDEFYVQWPELCKKYPKAIFKGYAS
- a CDS encoding anti-sigma factor antagonist (This anti-anti-sigma factor, or anti-sigma factor antagonist, belongs to a family that includes characterized members SpoIIAA, RsbV, RsfA, and RsfB.) gives rise to the protein MTSQSTEIDFLVTSLNDTAIVQVSARFTVLEAVSFKQTCQSLIQANSHLKQMIIDFHQTTFMDSSGLGALVSNFKYAESKGIALRLRNVTPEVMSVLKLTGLDQVFSLQFFDNESLIEQQNLIHIHKTSSRQIEHLPATHPSVASWMKRFIDIVGSLVGLLITGVLFIPIAIAIQMDDPGTIFFSQTRCGWMGKRFKIWKFRSMCMDAEAKKFLVENQAKGAFFKNKNES